In Vanessa atalanta chromosome 3, ilVanAtal1.2, whole genome shotgun sequence, one genomic interval encodes:
- the LOC125077369 gene encoding larval/pupal rigid cuticle protein 66-like has product MVAKFVVLFALVAAVSADHSSFSYGVADPYTGDFKSQVESRAGDNVQGQYSLLESDGTRRTVDYAAGAEGFNAVVRKDPALFASLPYAYSSAYGYPAAYPYGRFGALAYSYPYGRFY; this is encoded by the exons ATGGTTGCgaag TTCGTTGTCCTTTTCGCTCTGGTGGCAGCTGTCAGTGCCGACCATTCAAGCTTCTCGTACGGTGTAGCCGATCCTTACACTGGTGACTTCAAGAGTCAGGTGGAGAGCCGCGCTGGAGACAATGTGCAGGGACAGTACTCTCTATTGGAATCCGATGGAACTCGCCGCACCGTGGACTACGCTGCTGGTGCTGAAGGCTTCAACGCTGTTGTGAGGAAGGACCCTGCTCTGTTCGCCTCTCTGCCCTATGCCTACAGTTCCGCATATGGATACCCTGCTGCCTACCCATACGGCAGATTCGGTGCCTTGGCCTACTCTTACCCCTACGGACGCTTCTACTAA
- the LOC125077133 gene encoding cuticle protein 16.8-like, with protein sequence MMHQVVLLCVVVMAAQCMVLHRAPAPLFFGHYPEPNYSFAYEVNDANTGDVKSQHESRRGDIVIGQYSLVQPDGIKRTVDYSANDHTGFLATVNNQGRPATQESNRMYNVQEETTRSPSKAPEMQYNTASTASYSTQGWPENVPTQSVTVAPVTNIRTSVIHPSFHNGHNPWI encoded by the exons ATGATGCACCAG GTCGTTCTTCTTTGTGTCGTGGTTATGGCTGCTCAATGCATGGTCTTGCATCGTGCGCCTGCGCCGTTATTCTTCGGACATTACCCTGAACCCAATTACAGTTTTGCATATGAGGTCAACGATGCCAATACTGGAGATGTTAAGAGTCAGCATGAGAGCAGACGTGGAGATATCGTCATCGGACAGTACTCCCTGGTCCAACCTGATGGTATTAAGAGGACTGTTGACTACAGTGCCAATGACCACACCGGATTCTTGGCGACTGTGAACAATCAGGGCAGACCAGCCACCCAGGAATCGAACAGGATGTACAACGTACAAGAGGAGACCACTCGCTCCCCAAGCAAGGCCCCTGAAATGCAATACAACACAGCGAGCACCGCTTCCTACAGCACACAGGGCTGGCCCGAAAACGTACCGACCCAGAGCGTAACAGTCGCTCCCGTCACCAACATTAGGACCTCGGTCATTCACCCCTCCTTCCACAATGGCCACAATCCTTGGATCTAA